Proteins encoded together in one Impatiens glandulifera chromosome 1, dImpGla2.1, whole genome shotgun sequence window:
- the LOC124945061 gene encoding F-box/kelch-repeat protein At1g55270-like: MDESIARLPECLILECLARLHLKEIHVASRVCRKWLRLIRSRYFYTLRKQLGYSNQVACLLQHFPPPTNYDLKYVINMFDPINREWNRLPVPNFTNGLPWSTSIASSEGKLVVFTDCDPKSRDPVKSMFVLDFVTRRWRKGNGMPLIRSPNFCTVTSQCHRIFISGDIGPEEDAVWEYDVGKEEWTEFHRVRGGQIKGLQVIGEELWVIIGCRGRTNIRMFKKNVDVYHLQTKKWRRVELDLEGLHDLFGRRIDLKLYELMKKLSENKLWVMENCSQLQLGKQSLLMSPTATLNSGCYGQEELFVMQDQDGNFERMQPSSSVFSGYVESSCCVEF, translated from the coding sequence ATGGATGAATCTATAGCCCGTTTGCCTGAATGCTTGATTCTTGAGTGCCTTGCTCGTCTACACCTCAAGGAGATACATGTTGCATCGAGAGTCTGTCGTAAATGGCTTCGTCTTATTCGATCTCGTTATTTTTACACTCTTCGGAAACAACTGGGATATTCGAATCAGGTGGCTTGCTTGCTCCAACACTTTCCTCCGCCAACAAACTATGATCTCAAATATGTAATCAACATGTTTGACCCGATTAATCGGGAGTGGAACCGACTTCCTGTCCCTAATTTCACAAATGGGCTTCCTTGGTCGACTTCGATTGCTAGCTCAGAAGGGAAACTCGTCGTGTTTACCGACTGCGATCCGAAGAGTCGTGACCCGGTGAAGTCGATGTTCGTGTTGGATTTTGTGACTCGACGGTGGAGGAAAGGAAATGGCATGCCTTTAATTAGGAGCCCAAATTTTTGCACCGTGACTTCCCAATGCCATCGAATATTCATTAGCGGTGACATCGGTCCTGAAGAGGATGCGGTTTGGGAGTATGATGTGGGGAAGGAGGAGTGGACCGAGTTCCATCGTGTGAGAGGCGGTCAGATCAAAGGGCTTCAGGTAATTGGAGAGGAATTATGGGTTATAATCGGATGCAGAGGTAGAACAAACATCAGAATGTTCAAAAAAAATGTAGATGTGTACCATCTTCAAACTAAGAAATGGAGACGGGTGGAATTGGATTTGGAAGGACTTCATGACTTGTTTGGTCGCCGAATTGACTTGAAATTGTATGAGTTGATGAAGAAGTTGTCCGAGAATAAGTTATGGGTCATGGAAAATTGCTCTCAACTCCAATTGGGTAAGCAAAGTTTACTAATGTCCCCCACAGCCACCCTCAACAGTGGTTGTTATGGTCAGGAGGAATTATTTGTTATGCAGGACCAAGATGGTAATTTTGAAAGAATGCAGCCCTCTAGTTCTGTGTTTTCTGGATATGTGGAATCAAGTTGTTGTGTGGAATTCTAA